In the genome of Ziziphus jujuba cultivar Dongzao chromosome 10, ASM3175591v1, the window CAACAAGGCTTGGAATGCCGTAATAGACGTTGAATTTTGCAAATAATTTGATGCCGCGTGTTTAAATGCTTGACACTTGTTAAAGGTCTGGACTATGCTTGCTTTCGACTTACCTCCGAGGaatttattatcataattatttctcatgtattttttattttagtttcatattatattgtttttatttagtaAGATATAAATTTCTATGCCATTATTTAGCGTGGTAACTGCAATGATAAATGCTATACATAAAGGATGTATTTCATGGGGTGTATTAGAGTTttgtatagtattattttaCCAATACAATGTTTGATAATACAAATGGATTAGATTATCTAATACCATTCTCCACCATTAATACACTCTGCAGTGTATTAACCAATACACCCAAAATGAGTTGTATTAACTAATACAAAACTCATACACACAAGAGAAAACCAGAAAAAAGCCAACAcctccctcccccccccccccccccccctcctccAACTGTCTTCTTCCTCTTAACTCCCACCACAACCACAACCCCCAAACCCCCCCATTGTCTGCATAATTGGTGCTGACATCGACGGCTCCTTCGTTTCCCACTTCCTCCGTACTTACTCTAACAATTCCACTCCCAATTTGAACATCCAAATCTTTGAACGAAATGGCTTTGTCGGCAGCTGCATGGCAACTGTCAACGTTACCAGCAATACCTTCAAGGCCGATGCCTCTATCCTCCACCCAAAGAATTTCCATGCCTTGAGCTACACCAAGCTCCTTAATCTCACGGTCAATGAtccctcttctttttcttcttcaatcgGAATCTAGGACGGCAAGAAGTTTGTGTACAAGACTTTGGGCTTCCACTGCAAACTTCTATTCATTCAAAAATGACAACCATCAAAGCCAAAgccattttctttaccttttccTTGAATTTCTGGGTTTTTGCTTAatgttgaataaaaaaaatagtttaagaaTTTGGAGtgaataaaatttgaataatatatatatttttattgatctAGATTAGATGACCAGAAGAATGATAAATTGGGGTTTTAAGAAGAAATGGTTTTTTATTCCCCCATTCTTTTAAGCAtggtgaatattttaataaaaatatataatataatacattatAATACCAAACGCATTATAGTATTACATTATACAATTCATTCTAATCTAATCTAATACAATACATTCCAATACAATACAGGATATCAAAcgaatcccaaaaaaaaaaaaaaaaaaaaaataccatagtcaaattataaatttcattaaatagTGATTGAGCCACTTTTTACCcaccaaaatcaaaattgagATAAATTTCATTCAAACCCTCTTACCTCTCCGTTTTGTCATAGTTAGACTTAGATCCCACATATTTGGAAAATCTCATTaaccttctttttattttctatatccatcaaaatgatgcatttgttattttttaataatattgtaaagATATAATTATAACCTTTTCACagttaaaattaactaattaaaaattgaCATACGGATTTAATTATGTTGTTCCATAAGAATGGTAATTAGGACAAAAACGAATAGCTCTAGATGAAATTTTCACAAATTATAATAATCAAAACAATAAATGGTTATAGACCCCATAAGCTTTATTGTTGTGGGAGCGTCCTTATTGAAGACACCAAATGGGAGACCAACGCTGAAATTTAGCTTGGGCATGCCATTAGAAATGCTCTTAAATGACAATTGACCATTGAGGATCTCATTTTTTTTGTCCCTAgtaataatttcaaataagaCTACCAACTAACATGATGATTATTAGTTATTGTTgttcaaaactaaaaattttatgaaaaagctAATTTGAATCCACCAGTGAAACAAAACTTGGCCAATTACATGAAGTGTTAAACATTAAAAATCTACGGGTTAAACCTCTGAAGAACAATGTTGAAAGTGCATGCGCTTCATCGCCATTATATTGTTTTTCCACTTTCAACTGTGCCGAATGTAGCTGCTGTTGTTCTCTCTGTATGTTTTCTCGCCacactgcatatatatatatcgtgtCAAAACTGTGAGCATCCagcaaaaaatgaaagtaaaagaACCAGTGCAACATTGGGAAGTACCTAAGCTTGCTGTGGGAATGATGATGTTCTCAGCCATAACGGACGGCCTAAAATAGTGCTTCCATGAACAGCAATGTAGGCAGCATTTAACCTACCAAACAAATGTTACATGACAAGTAAATGACAGGAGATCATATATGTACGTGTCCAAGATAAGGCTGGAGTTAAATGAAAATGGAAGAAGCTACATACTTATCCACATCAGGTGTAGCTAAGGGATCCTCCAACTCCTCCCTCAATTCTACAGCTGAGCCACTACCTACCATAGCTGCCATATCTTGAACACCTTCAACCTGAAGAATCAAATGATCCAGATTCAAGAATTCAAGCACCTGTCAATTATTTAAAAGAACTACAACATCCCTTACTTTTTAAGCTAAATTATAAAGGGAAAGTACAAAATCAAATCATGTTTATAAGATTTGTGCAACTAAATAGTTTGCCCACCTTTATAGATGTATCAGATTCATTATGAACAATACAGGTGACTAGGAGGAAGCCAAAAGAGAATTAAGGAAAggaaaatagagagagaaagaagatagGACGGCAATATTTCTGAATATCCTGAAAGCaggataatatatttttagctgTCTTCCGACCTACTTCAAAGGAcaaatggaaaatgaaaagaaaatccaaGGTGTTTAAAATTTAAGAGGAGAGGAATGAGATTCGGGGAAAAGTCACTGAAGACAAACAAGAAATCCTCCGaagaaaaatcacaaaaatTACTAAACAATGAACTTCATGAACCTCAAACGTAAGAGAAGTTGAGTATACTAAATTGCAAATTGATGTCAAAAAGCTTGCCTGTTGAGGGTACTGGGTATAACCAGCATATGCACCATATGCATATAATGATGGATCTTGAGTAGCCCCATATGCATAGGCATCGTATCCTTGTCCATAACCATAATAGGTGGACCATTGATTTGGATCAACCTGCTGAATCCAGTTACCAGATACATCCTACAATAAGTCAATGCAGCAATTATGTCAATATGTTATATGTGCATGCATAGACATGCATTCCTATATAATGTCTGTAATGAAATCCCACAAAAGCTTAACAGAACATTTATTGTCACATAGGCTGAccaaaaacattttctttattttctctatAAATCATCTCTAACTACAAAATGCAAGTTAAAATTATAGGGTCATGTCGATGGACACAATTATCCGTACAGTCTTGAAGATGTTAGAAGTTATTAGTCAATTCCTAGCTTAGAACATTTAGACTATGTTCAGTAAGTGAAAACTACtaggggaaaggaaaaaaaaaaaaaaaaattagtttctaTTTGTTTGGATAaaagaaagtagtagagagaTGTTAAccttaaaaattaagaaatatacattttagtaatttaataaaaataaatacattttagtagtttaataaaaataaactcttTCTTAGCCATTCCTATAGTTAATCAGACATGTATAAAGATGAGCAACCTAAGCAAGCAGTCACCTGTTTAGTTGTCGGGCTTCTACCCCAAGAAATGCGGACTATCTGTTGACCAATCATCTTTCCTTGCATCCTTTGAATCGCTTCTTCAGCTGATGCCCTACAagggaaaaagataaaaaggaaaaaaaaaatgaaaaaaaaaaaagtgacaagGAGATTGATAAAACGAGCGAATAACAGCAACAAAAGAGAAGTAACATatccaaaagaataaagaataaCAGAAACAAAGGAAAAGTCATGAAAGGTTTGCGCTGAGCAACTAGAACTCTGTTTTGACAGAGCAAAATGAGAAGTGAAAGAGGGAAGTAGGGAGGCAGGGAGGAAGGGAGAGAGATTCAGTCATTTTTAGCTGCAGGAGAAATTATTTCCAAAAGAGCAAAGGGGAAGAaggatttgataattttaatttatcttttctATATCATGGCAATCAAGTAAAAGTTTTATATGCTAAACACACCTTGTCCCAAACTGTACAAAACCACATCCTTTGCCCACAGGAATTTTAACATAAACGATCTCTCCAAACTGCAAAAAGGTTTGCTTTAGCTCTTCTTCTGTGACACTAGGATCCAAGTTACCAACAAAAATCTGTAACAAATGAAGATAATGAGATTAAGATAACAGATACGGAACAGCATAAAACAGAAAGTATGTCTTAACTTACAGTAGTATTGTTTATATCATAATCTACTGGAAGCACAGGCACTGCTGGTGTAGTATACGCTGGAACAGGATATATAGCTACCagaaaaggggggggggggggggggggggggggggaaattaaataaatcattcaCAGGTAAGTGCATCAATTGAATAAATCCATAATGCACAATTCAATTTTAACTTCCATATCATTACCCTTTGTGTaagtaaatataaaaatccataCTACCTTTAGCAGCAGCATACTGTTGTTGAAAACCAGTGGTCTTCTTCGGTGTTGCTGCACTAATACGCATTGGTCTTGTTGAGCAATAGACACCATTCATTTCAGTCATAGCACGGTTCCTCTCTGTCTCATCAGAAAATTTAACAAACCCATATCCTTTTGAACGTCCTGTGTTTGGATCGGTCACAACCTTTGCACCTCTAACTGACGGATATTGGGCTCGAAAGGTTTCTTGCAACAGATAATCTGTCACATCAGGTGCTAAGTCCCCAACAAAAATGGAGTGCTCAGGCCCAGCATCAGGACGTCGCTCCCCAATACCAAAAGAAGCCCAGTTTAACCTGAAAGTTTGTTCAGTACCAGGCATTTGTGTCCCATTGTATGTCTGCAAAATCCTTTCTGCCGCTGCATGAGAAACAAACTCCACAAATCCATATCCCTCAGGCTGGCCAGTGATTTTGTTGCGTATAATCTTAATCGAAATAACCTACAAACGAGCATAAATGTTAATACTGAGTAAAACCTTTCTTCAGCAAATTACATCTTTCCAGTTCCTTCAGACCAAGGTCAAAGAAGCTggtaaaaataaagagaataacTATTCAAATAAGATTCATAAACATGGCACGCATTGATATTCTATGGATATTCAACATTAAATTTCTCTTTCTAAGCTGAATTGTTCGCAGATTAAAGCACCCATATAATGCCACCTAACAGAAACAATTTTTAATCTAGCATATAGAGCGTTTGAACAGAAAGCCAGAATAAACTATTCTGGTGCATAACTAAGATAttaaaaaagagggaaaaaaaaaaaaaaatcgatccATCCCTGTCCATTCCATTTTCATCAAATACCAAAAGTCTGATCTATTAAGTCAGATAAAAATTTTTCACATAAAAGAACCAATAATGTCCTAAGTTCTTATTGTTCCCCTTTTTCTTCATAGATTCTAAGTCCAGTTGACTGAGCCATAAAACAATGCCCTTCCTCTTCTTTGTAACATCCCCAGCCTTGCCTCGGTTAAAACATCTTGAGCAATAAGACCGGTGCAACTAGGCCATAAAAGAATCAacttctaaatattaaaaaaaaaaaaaaaaaaaaaaaaaaacaaacaaacaattctATTCAGCTCTAATTTAATAAAGAAATTGCAAGTACCAAAGCACATTCTTTACCTGCTAATCATGGACTAATCCTACACAGAGCAGGTTTATTTATTGACCGAAACAACAAAAGATACAAATATGCAAGCAACACTAAAACCTAGGACGAATTACTACGACCCCAaacaacaaatgaaaattttcatttttactcGGAATTTAAAAGAttgcatttaaaaaatttgttttttgttaaaaaaagaaaaagaaaaaaagagaagcaGTGTCAAGGTGAACCCCAAAATCAGAGACAAAAAGCAGTATAGGGAAAGAGAGAAACCTCGCCGGTGTGAGCGAAGCAGGAATTGAGGTAGGTTTCGTCGACCCAATACTGCAAATCCCCAATCCAAAGTGTTCTGACCTCCTCAACTGTAGTTGGCTGATGATGCTGTTGATGATACCCCTGTGAAAACGTCGTCGTCGTcgccattcttcttcttcttcttctccttcttcttgcTTTGGAAGTTTGTGCCCTGCGCGCTTATCTGTCTTTTAACACCATCCCACTGTACCGCCCTTTCCCAACCCAGCGCGGCAGTGACCGAACAATCAATACGACGTCGTTTCGAACTCCGTTTACTCTTCTATTCCGTTatcttattaccaaaaataataataataataataataatcattaccCTTTACTCTAGTGTTAGGCAcctatttaattacttttaataatgcattttttttttctttaaaatactgatttcataaatatttgaaaatatttacagATTAAATGAGTTCttcaatttataaagaaaaaataataataatagtaataacattttttatagtataaataaatatatgaagtGTATCTAGTGAGACCATGTCTTTACATTTAATGCTATAATAATAGATTAGCTTAAAgataagtataa includes:
- the LOC107412589 gene encoding polyadenylate-binding protein RBP47B', whose amino-acid sequence is MATTTTFSQGYHQQHHQPTTVEEVRTLWIGDLQYWVDETYLNSCFAHTGEVISIKIIRNKITGQPEGYGFVEFVSHAAAERILQTYNGTQMPGTEQTFRLNWASFGIGERRPDAGPEHSIFVGDLAPDVTDYLLQETFRAQYPSVRGAKVVTDPNTGRSKGYGFVKFSDETERNRAMTEMNGVYCSTRPMRISAATPKKTTGFQQQYAAAKAIYPVPAYTTPAVPVLPVDYDINNTTIFVGNLDPSVTEEELKQTFLQFGEIVYVKIPVGKGCGFVQFGTRASAEEAIQRMQGKMIGQQIVRISWGRSPTTKQDVSGNWIQQVDPNQWSTYYGYGQGYDAYAYGATQDPSLYAYGAYAGYTQYPQQVEGVQDMAAMVGSGSAVELREELEDPLATPDVDKLNAAYIAVHGSTILGRPLWLRTSSFPQQA